The DNA window ATATGATGATATCTTCCAATTCAGGGTTTGTTATGTGGTGGCAGAGTATTGAAACGAGACATTCTGATAACTACCATTATTGTTCTTAAGATAATTATTCACCAGTGAAATTGATGGACTCGGTTTACTCGCCTGGAATCCCTGGATATAATTTTCCATGACATTCCCGATAATATCACAGATCTTGGGGACATAGGGGTCGAGGTAGATTCCCGATCCACTGTTCATGCCTTTCGCAACATTCCCCTGAATCAGGATATTGGTCCGGTCCACAACCATGGCCTCATAGAGGATATTGATCATCGTATTGTTCACAATCCTATCCACTTTCGGCCCCAGATTATCCGGATCGACGTTCATATTGGTTAAAACGATTCCACTCTTACAGTTGATCATCACATTATCGGTGATCTCTGCTGAACCATTCCCAAGGTCGACTCCCCGGGCACAGTTGTTCATGACATTTCCCCTGATGATATAGGGTCCTGTCGTCACCTTCTGGGCACTGACCGCCTGTTCTGTCGTGTTTTCGAAATAATTGTTCTCGACCGTGACACTCTGCACATATTCTGCCTCAGGCAGATTTGAGGTACATGTACCCGTTGCAACTCCCTGCCTTCCCCTGGTGACAAAGAAGTTGTCATGGACGTATATCCGATCGCTGTGGTCGGTGATACTGACCCCATATCCCAGTTCGGACTGGAAGACATTATCGAAGATTGACTCCTCAATCGTGACATCAGTGCAGGTGTTCACGCGAATTGCTGCATACCCGATATTATGGAACTTTACATAGGATACATGGAAGTTCTGAAGATTATATGCGTCAATCATCGCCGGGTCTGTCTCAATCCCGGGACCTTCAAAGACGATCCCGGTGATGGTCACGCCCTTCAACCTCGACGTGGATGAGCCACCAGCATTCAGGGTGAAGACATACTGTGTCGCTCTTTGACAGTCGAATACGGTACCCGACTCCCCGAACAGGGTTACCGATCTGTTGATACTGATGGGCCCATCGATCCGGTACTGACCGGGAGGGAAGTAGATCGTCGAACCGGATGGGAGTTTCGTAAGGAGTGATTGAAGGGCGGCAGTATCGTCGGTGACACCATCCCCCTTCAGCCCTGATGACCTGACATTCGTGGCAATCTTAACGAGATCAGGTCGGGACGGAACGGCCCATGCCCGATAGGCCTGCTGCATCTGGGCAAGGCGGGCATTCCCCTGAGTATACGCGGTATTCGCATACGCTGTTGCCTCAACCGGATTTGTAACAACAGGTGCACTTGTTGTTCCCGATATCGTCGGTTCGCTGACAGTTGCTTGTTGATCGGACGCTGACTGATTGCTTTCAATAGTTACTGGAATAGCAGAAGAACTCGTAACTAGCAGGACGAACACCGCAACCACAATTATCAAAGATTTGATATATCCATTCATAACAATTACCTTCACCACCTCACTATGCGCAATTGTATTTATTATTATCCAAAACACTGCTGTGTTTCTTAAATTATGAAGGTTTTTCGTTCAAGAAAATGGACGTCGCGGCGTTTTTACCATTCGGTTATGCCAAATAAAAGATGGTAGAGGCGGTTGCATGATGGTGCTTGCGAAAGCGTGACCTTCCTCTATCGGGATGGGAATCTGCAGCACTACAGCAGAAGAACTTAATATGTGGTGTGCTATTACCATCCAATTATTTCAGAGATTCTGTCATCTGATTCAGGAGAGAACTCCGGATTGTATATAGAGGGAAACCCGACCAGCGATCTGATTCCATGGCCCTAAACTCGCCCCCCAAAAAAGATACTACCAACAGCCGTTTTGCCGCCCAACTCCCCCTGAACCTCGCGGCAAACATCGCCTACTTCCTAGTCAACGTTGTCATCGGGGTCCTCCTTGTACCATATTTCATCAGTACCCTCGGTGTTGCGGCCTATGGGCTCATCCCGCTGGCGACCTCGATCACCGGGTACGTGGCGATCGTGGTCCAGTCGCTCAACTCCGCCGTCACCCGGTTTCTCACCGTCGACCTTCAACGGGATGACTTTGCGGCAGCGAATCGAACATTCAATACCGCCCTCTTCGGCCTCTCTGCGATCATTCTCCTGATGGTTCCGGTCGTCCTCGTGGTAGCATGGTTTGTCCCGACGATCTTCAGCATCCCGGCCGGACAGGAGAACGACGCAGTCCTCCTCTTCCTTGGAGTATCGGCCGCTTTCATAATAAGGTCCTGGAGCGGGAACTTCACGGTTCAACTCTTCGCTTACAACCGCCTCGACCTTCAGAACCTTGTCAACCTCACTAATGTCCTTGTCCAGACCGGGTTTATCGTCCTCTTCTTCGTCCTCCTCGGTCCGAATCTCGCCTTCATCGGCGGGGCCTATCTGGCCGGAGCCATCATAGCATCTGGTGTTTCGATCGTCCTTGCCCGACGAGTCTCTCCAAATCTTTATGTCTCGATCCGCTCCTTTGATCGCAGAAGGGTTCGGGATCTCTGCGGGATGGGGTGGTGGTCGGTGGTCGACCAGATTGGTTCCCTTCTCTTTCTCCAGATCGACCTCATCGTCGTGAACCTTTTCTTTGGGGCGACATCTGCAGGGGAGTACGCGATCGCCCTTCAGTGGGTGGTGCTCCTGCGGGCGATCTCAGGTGTGCTCGCCGGGGTGCTGACCCCGATGTTCCTCACCTATTATGCGAAGGGGGAGATCGAGACCCTGATCCGGGTCTCGAAGAGTGCCGTCAAACTGATGGGGCTCGCCATGGCACTCCCGATAGGACTGG is part of the Methanosphaerula palustris E1-9c genome and encodes:
- a CDS encoding glycosyl hydrolase family 28-related protein; translation: MVAVFVLLVTSSSAIPVTIESNQSASDQQATVSEPTISGTTSAPVVTNPVEATAYANTAYTQGNARLAQMQQAYRAWAVPSRPDLVKIATNVRSSGLKGDGVTDDTAALQSLLTKLPSGSTIYFPPGQYRIDGPISINRSVTLFGESGTVFDCQRATQYVFTLNAGGSSTSRLKGVTITGIVFEGPGIETDPAMIDAYNLQNFHVSYVKFHNIGYAAIRVNTCTDVTIEESIFDNVFQSELGYGVSITDHSDRIYVHDNFFVTRGRQGVATGTCTSNLPEAEYVQSVTVENNYFENTTEQAVSAQKVTTGPYIIRGNVMNNCARGVDLGNGSAEITDNVMINCKSGIVLTNMNVDPDNLGPKVDRIVNNTMINILYEAMVVDRTNILIQGNVAKGMNSGSGIYLDPYVPKICDIIGNVMENYIQGFQASKPSPSISLVNNYLKNNNGSYQNVSFQYSATT
- a CDS encoding oligosaccharide flippase family protein, producing MALNSPPKKDTTNSRFAAQLPLNLAANIAYFLVNVVIGVLLVPYFISTLGVAAYGLIPLATSITGYVAIVVQSLNSAVTRFLTVDLQRDDFAAANRTFNTALFGLSAIILLMVPVVLVVAWFVPTIFSIPAGQENDAVLLFLGVSAAFIIRSWSGNFTVQLFAYNRLDLQNLVNLTNVLVQTGFIVLFFVLLGPNLAFIGGAYLAGAIIASGVSIVLARRVSPNLYVSIRSFDRRRVRDLCGMGWWSVVDQIGSLLFLQIDLIVVNLFFGATSAGEYAIALQWVVLLRAISGVLAGVLTPMFLTYYAKGEIETLIRVSKSAVKLMGLAMALPIGLVCGFAPQLLTVWVGPDLVFLAPLMILLTMHLAVNLAVLPLFSIEVAYNRVRVPGIVTLFGGIGNFTLAISLALFTGWGYYGVAVAGAIVLTLKNTLFTPLYSTRILGVGVHTFTRSMLPGIGAAILLGVLATVLGTLFSLTALIPLTIAGGSLALGYLLLVWRFGLSSFERGLFGSYLPENLRRFLQ